A part of Amphiprion ocellaris isolate individual 3 ecotype Okinawa chromosome 16, ASM2253959v1, whole genome shotgun sequence genomic DNA contains:
- the cdt1 gene encoding DNA replication factor Cdt1 — protein MSQARVTDFFPHSKKGTVAPAKSAPQHCGASRTSTRSKSSKNKDAFLCPSSVREEFVRVIDEVVRLNDGQSAASNTAKQHPCSPRTPKRTSADAALQAEAAVTSGHSAAKKRRQTEAAGQTTTSVSDKGQKRSARKKLILPEETAQAGLHLVPSETILQPLAPSISISGQTAENQAKLRPDSSLQRSQEENPAGQTKKALCKEDLASLKSRLQRIRKVAKESTSSSSLASVSTASSSACVAPNDTTPPVHKTATSPTSDTKALKLTVAHAKELAAKAQRRREERETQEGKQTETQTQDSTEQPAYQRYHTLAQGALPGLSLPYQYKLLAEMFRSMDTVVAMLHNRRETPTFTKIKQGVQDMMHKRFEESHMGQIKTVFPEAYSFRQEKNIPSFNSSIKKGSYQLTVEPIIPSGQNEAEHVLSASRLLERKQIFHQNLISIVKHHHKAFLSSLVPPVSVPEDKLTRWHPRFNVDTVPAVQTSPLPQVPHTDKLVTAQEVLDKACSFITPKMEKALVSLALKTEDKATESNEPKLPQQPAAIQISNPSNAPAAQVPVALKGVSQSLLDRIRAKEAQKLQAVMTRNPIQEERLLMMSRLGELARILRNVFVAEKKAALIMEVACNRMVASYRSTLSTGEMEKHIRLLAEVAADWLTIHPIRKDFYLKLNKNMELSIVLDKLSRRLREEERL, from the exons ATGTCTCAGGCTCGGGTTACTGATTTCTTTCCTCATAGCAAGAAAGGCACCGTCGCTCCGGCCAAGTCAGCCCCGCAGCACTGCGGAGCCTCTCGGACCAGCACGAGATCAAAGTCCTCTAAAAACAAAGACGCTTTTCTGTGCCCGTCTTCTGTCCGTGAGGAGTTTGTCCGAGTTATCGACGAGGTAGTGAGGCTGAACGACGGCCAATCTGCTGCTAGCAACACCGCAAAACAACATCCCTGCAGTCCTCGGACACCGAAGCGGACGTCGGCTGATGCGGCGCTTCAAGCCGAGGCAGCGGTCACCAGCGGGCACAGCGCGGCCAAGAAGAGACGACAGACGGAGGCTGCGGGACAAACTACAACCAGTGTTTCGGACAAAGGACAGAAAAGGTCTGCAAGGAAGAAACTCATCCTGCCCGAAGAGACAGCACAG GCTGGACTCCACCTCGTTCCCAGTGAGACGATCCTGCAGCCCTTGGCTCCATCCATCTCCATTAGTGGACAGACTGCTGAAAACCAAGCTAAGCTACGACCAGATAGCTCTCTGCAGAGGAGTCAAGAGGAGAACCCTGCAGGACAAACCAAGAAG GCTCTGTGTAAAGAGGATCTTGCCTCTCTCAAGTCTCGCCTCCAGAGGATCAGGAAAGTTGCAAAGGAAAGCACCAGTTCTTCTTCCTTGGCCTCAGTTTCCACAGCTTCCTCTTCAGCTTGTGTAGCACCTAATGATACTACCCCCCCTGTTCACAAGACCGCCACTTCCCCCACCTCTGATACCAAGGCTCTCAAGTTAACTGTAGCGCATGCCAAAGAGCTTGCAGCTAAAGctcagaggaggagggaagagagagagactcaAGAGGGAAAACAGACTGAGACACAAACTCAGGACAG CACTGAACAACCAGCATATCAGCGGTACCACACCCTAGCCCAGGGTGCCCTCCCAGGCCTCTCACTGCCTTACCAATACAAGTTGCTGGCTGAGATGTTCAGGAGTATGGACACTGTGGTGGCCATGCTGCACAACCGCCGTGAGACGCCCACTTTCACCAAGATCAAGCAAGGAGTTCAGGACATGATGCATAA gCGGTTTGAGGAGAGTCACATGGGTCAGATAAAGACTGTGTTCCCTGAGGCGTATTCGTTCAGACAGGAGAAGAACATCCCATCGTTCAACAGCAGCATAAAGAAGGGCAGTTACCAGCTCACTGTGGAGCCAATCATTCCCTCCG GTCAGAATGAAGCCGAACATGTACTCTCAGCCTCGCGTCTCCTGGAGAGAAAACAGATCTTCCACCAAAACCTGATTTCCATTGTCAAACACCACCACAAA GCCTTCCTGTCCTCACTGGTTCCTCCAGTTTCTGTTCCAGAAGACAAACTGACTCGCTGGCACCCTCGCTTTAATGTGGACACTGTGCCAGCTGTCCAGACGAGCCCACTGCCTCAGGTTCCTCACACCGACAAACTGGTCACGGCTCAGGAGGTGCTAGACAAGGCCTGCTCTTTTATCACACCCAAG ATGGAGAAGGCTCTGGTTTCGCTGGCTCTGAAGACAGAAGACAAAGCTACAGAGAGTAATGAGCCAAAGCTTCCACAGCAACCAGCAGCCATTCAGATATCAAATCCATCAAATGCTCCTGCAGCTCAGGTCCCAGTTGCTCTGAAAGGGGTGTCCCAGTCGCTGCTGGACAGG attcgGGCAAAGGAGGCCCAGAAGCTCCAGGCAGTCATGACTCGAAATCCTATCCAGGAGGAGCGCCTATTGATGATGTCACGGCTCGGGGAGCTGGCAAGGATTCTCCGCAATGTATTTGTTGCAGagaaaaaagctgctttaatAATGGAAGTGGCCTGTAACAGGATGGTAGCCAGCTACA